GATAGGGATGGTGATGCTTAGAAACAGTGGGATATTCAATTGAGGTAGTTTTTATCCCGCCCTCCAGTTCGCTTTCGAAACGTCCATAGATCCCGGAGATGTCATATGCTTCTACTAAACTTTGGATTCCTGCGGTATGGTCCTGATGATAATGAGTGAGATAAACTGACTGAAGTTGATGTATACCATAATTTTTTAGGAAAGGGAGCAATATGGTGTATCCAGTATTCCCGTAGTTTCTGATGACTCCTCCGGTATCAATACAAATTGCTTGATTGTCAGATAGGCTTATCATTGCTAAACCTTGTCCAACATCCAAAACCCAAACCTGGAACTGAGGTTGTGCTGAGAAGCCAAAAATGACCAAAACCAGTGAGAACAAAATCATGCTTTTCAGTAGGATAGCTTTTGATTTTTTCACCATCAGCAAATCAATTAGGAATAATAATAATATCCAGAACACCCAACCGAAAATCTGTTGATTTTTGGCTTCAAATTTCCAGAAGAGATGAGGAATATTATTTTGGCTCCACTCCGATAGTATAATCAGGATTCGAATCAAAAGACGTATGAGATGGGAAAAGACGTTAGTCAAGTGTGGAATCCATGAACCAAGAATAGAAATAAAATTAACGAGTATTGAAAGTTGAGCAATGGGAATTAAAATAAGATTGCTGGTCCAGATGAGACTGGAAAAAGAAAGCCGGTTAAGGATAAGAAGAGGAAGCGTAAAGATAGTAACAACCGTTGAGAGTAAAATGCCGTTGGCTATCCATTGAAACAGTTTGGTATATTGAGAGGAGTTTTGGATTTGGGAACTATAAAGGATAATTGCCAGAGTTGATATAAATGAGAGTTGACATCCAGGTTGGAAGATAATTTCCGGTTGAAGGAAAAACATCACCATAAAGGCAATAGAAATGAAATGAATCGAGAGGGTGTTACGACCTATTTGCTTGGCGATGAGAAAAAGGGCGAACATAAGAAAAGCTCGAAAGGCAGATGGTGCAATGCTGCAGAAAAAAAGATAGAGGAGGCAGAAAAAAATACTCAAGCTCACGGCTAAAGACTTTGGGAGATGGATTTTCTGTAAAATAAAGAGAAGAATTCCTCCCAGGATAGTGAGATGGAGACCAGATATGCAAAAAGTATGATAGATGCCAGTTTCCTGCAAAAGTGCTGTACTATCCTGGAAAAGGTCATTTTTTTCTCCCCAAAGCATGGCAGCAAAATAGGGATATTCTTCACCAAGTTTCATTCTCCATCGATTAGATAAGGCATTTCTCGTTCGTTCAAAACTCGATAAGAAATTATTCCAAAAGGTATTGTTGTCGATCGGGTGGCATTTATATACTTGGATTTCGCCAAAAATTCTTTTTTGTCTCCAATAAGTTTGAAAATTGATTCCTCCAGGATTGGAACAAGCCAGATAAGGTCGA
The DNA window shown above is from Candidatus Atribacteria bacterium ADurb.Bin276 and carries:
- a CDS encoding ComEC family competence protein, which codes for MEFIQDQDFNPKKNLLVSSEDRNRIPSFVSFQFFRYPAFLISVWIIIGFFIQEYINLSLLMIIVLIGLGFFGQILLHKYSRWFCLASCLFWLMIAGFIHYLAYQIPIDAFRLVQGTKVTYQGTIQRINEKYYLSKIESFSGYRPVLLLKNPAQELDQFLFQRVEVTGLFRPYLACSNPGGINFQTYWRQKRIFGEIQVYKCHPIDNNTFWNNFLSSFERTRNALSNRWRMKLGEEYPYFAAMLWGEKNDLFQDSTALLQETGIYHTFCISGLHLTILGGILLFILQKIHLPKSLAVSLSIFFCLLYLFFCSIAPSAFRAFLMFALFLIAKQIGRNTLSIHFISIAFMVMFFLQPEIIFQPGCQLSFISTLAIILYSSQIQNSSQYTKLFQWIANGILLSTVVTIFTLPLLILNRLSFSSLIWTSNLILIPIAQLSILVNFISILGSWIPHLTNVFSHLIRLLIRILIILSEWSQNNIPHLFWKFEAKNQQIFGWVFWILLLFLIDLLMVKKSKAILLKSMILFSLVLVIFGFSAQPQFQVWVLDVGQGLAMISLSDNQAICIDTGGVIRNYGNTGYTILLPFLKNYGIHQLQSVYLTHYHQDHTAGIQSLVEAYDISGIYGRFESELEGGIKTTSIEYPTVSKHHHPYQIEIIPISGFQENDQALVYRLSIQNFSCLVCGDIEEEGIHQLLKAGENIIRSEVIIIPHHGSYTTNLAQLIQQVRPSLAIISTGENRYGHPDQRTLKLLNELGIPYYRTDYHGAVGFHIQRKNWKVIVHGKNDFSKMDNE